Proteins encoded within one genomic window of Ammonifex degensii KC4:
- a CDS encoding spore coat protein CotJB yields MSGTVLKEKYELLHEIQKWRFRVLELVLFLDTHPDDNRALEDYNEAAKRLHSLQRTYEERYGPLTNFGGAPSGHTWTWIEELWPWETGM; encoded by the coding sequence ATGAGCGGCACCGTTCTCAAGGAAAAGTACGAGCTTTTACATGAAATCCAAAAGTGGCGCTTCCGGGTGCTGGAACTCGTTCTTTTTCTCGACACCCATCCCGATGACAACCGCGCGCTGGAAGATTACAACGAAGCAGCGAAGCGCCTACACTCTCTACAGCGGACCTATGAGGAGCGCTACGGCCCCCTCACGAATTTCGGCGGGGCTCCCAGTGGGCACACCTGGACCTGGATAGAAGAGCTCTGGC
- a CDS encoding spore coat associated protein CotJA: MEQPTTANFSSQPPCGTLPPHPKLARAYVAIQCYDPDYDLDEALSRGTMFPSLYQPEYVVPCTSYRRYVKTYFPEKEGDRK; the protein is encoded by the coding sequence ATGGAGCAACCTACCACCGCCAACTTCAGCTCGCAGCCTCCCTGCGGCACCCTGCCCCCGCACCCTAAGCTGGCCCGGGCCTATGTGGCCATCCAGTGCTATGACCCGGACTACGATCTGGACGAGGCGCTGAGCAGAGGGACGATGTTCCCCTCTCTTTACCAGCCGGAGTACGTGGTGCCCTGCACGTCGTACCGCCGCTACGTCAAAACCTACTTCCCGGAAAAGGAGGGCGACCGGAAATGA
- a CDS encoding IS607 family transposase, whose translation MKRKLLTLKECREIYGLSRGSLLNYEKQGLITPARTPGGVRRYKVEDIERLLGLLGESSIRLKTVLYARVSTRKQEAYLKNQVKRLEEFARERGWDYEVIQEIASGVNENRRGLQKLLNMVKRGEVERVVVECPDRLARFGFEYLRNFFDAFGVELVVLNGGENEEQARELAEDLVAIVTSFAAKIYGKRGGKKK comes from the coding sequence ATGAAGCGGAAATTGCTGACCCTCAAAGAGTGCAGAGAGATTTACGGGCTCAGCCGGGGTTCCCTCCTGAACTACGAGAAGCAGGGACTGATAACCCCGGCCAGAACCCCCGGCGGCGTCCGGAGGTACAAGGTAGAAGACATCGAAAGGCTCCTAGGGCTCCTGGGAGAAAGCAGCATCCGGCTGAAGACGGTCCTCTACGCCAGGGTCTCTACCAGGAAGCAGGAAGCTTACCTCAAGAACCAGGTCAAGAGGCTTGAAGAGTTTGCCCGCGAAAGAGGCTGGGACTACGAAGTGATCCAGGAGATCGCCAGCGGGGTAAACGAGAACAGGAGGGGGCTTCAAAAGCTCCTCAACATGGTGAAGAGGGGCGAAGTGGAGAGGGTGGTGGTCGAGTGTCCCGACCGGCTGGCCCGCTTCGGCTTTGAGTACTTAAGGAACTTCTTTGACGCTTTCGGCGTGGAATTGGTGGTGCTGAACGGCGGAGAAAACGAAGAGCAGGCGAGAGAACTGGCGGAAGACCTCGTCGCCATCGTCACCTCCTTTGCCGCCAAGATTTACGGTAAAAGGGGCGGGAAGAAGAAGTGA
- a CDS encoding IS200/IS605 family accessory protein TnpB-related protein: MITLQCLLEFQSEEDRRKVLDLMRRFSSAERYGYRRLLEGWPREELKKHLAQIFQVNTRYADDAVLKASAVLSSCRKRGQNPTKVVFGGRGLFEKLKKKHLNGPRREELEREWREKRQGNLYSRGDKRKQGNLNLRFVWIKGELYLRINVGRREWVYARVVRPAKREKDKWIGFVWDLYKAERSGEWFPYDVELKLKNGEVYAHVSVDEEFPPAVITLENGVIGIDVNAYPFHLALAEVSPDGNLVGHERISLHELLSADRDKREYLAWQVAYQVVSLALGKGKAIAMEDLEKVPKGRRGDGFPKLRQKLQRWAYRSVLEKIEVLARRHGVAVEKRDPAFTSVIGKFKYAPQYLVDKDVAGALVIGRRALGFEEKLPEAYRCLLRDEEFLLYALAELEEKVKKLKRELKGEENEWRKKAIKAKLKATRGELKTLRAHLRALQSGEGEPASRQPADRWKEPVRGRLSGWRIKAWRVLSAALTVPVLEKFSHVKGTVRDFSPLRPVLVSGDWERAARRSVPVPSAGAAVQECS, encoded by the coding sequence GTGATAACCCTCCAGTGCCTCCTGGAGTTTCAAAGTGAAGAAGACAGGCGGAAGGTCCTCGACCTCATGCGCAGGTTTTCCTCCGCCGAAAGGTATGGTTACCGGAGGCTTTTAGAGGGCTGGCCGAGGGAAGAACTCAAGAAGCACCTGGCCCAGATCTTCCAGGTCAACACCCGCTACGCCGACGACGCCGTCCTCAAAGCCTCTGCCGTCCTGTCTTCCTGCCGGAAGAGGGGCCAGAACCCCACCAAGGTAGTCTTCGGCGGGAGAGGCCTCTTCGAGAAGCTCAAGAAGAAGCACCTGAACGGCCCGAGGCGCGAGGAGCTGGAGAGGGAGTGGAGAGAGAAAAGGCAGGGTAACCTCTACTCCAGGGGAGACAAGAGAAAACAGGGCAACCTCAACCTCCGGTTCGTCTGGATAAAAGGAGAGCTTTACCTCCGGATCAATGTGGGGCGCAGAGAGTGGGTCTACGCCAGAGTTGTGAGACCGGCCAAAAGGGAAAAGGACAAGTGGATAGGTTTCGTCTGGGACCTCTACAAGGCCGAGAGGTCGGGCGAGTGGTTCCCCTACGATGTGGAGCTTAAGCTCAAAAACGGTGAAGTCTACGCCCACGTGAGCGTGGACGAGGAGTTCCCTCCCGCTGTCATCACCCTCGAAAACGGGGTCATAGGGATAGACGTCAACGCCTACCCCTTTCACCTGGCGCTGGCGGAAGTCTCCCCTGACGGCAACCTCGTGGGTCACGAGAGGATAAGCCTCCACGAACTCCTTTCTGCCGACCGTGACAAGAGGGAGTACCTTGCCTGGCAGGTGGCCTATCAGGTAGTCAGCCTGGCCCTGGGGAAGGGCAAGGCCATCGCCATGGAAGACCTGGAGAAGGTCCCGAAGGGCAGGAGGGGGGACGGCTTCCCCAAGTTGAGGCAAAAGCTCCAGCGCTGGGCTTACAGGAGTGTCCTGGAGAAGATAGAGGTCCTGGCCAGAAGGCACGGAGTGGCCGTTGAGAAAAGGGACCCTGCCTTCACTTCGGTGATAGGGAAGTTCAAGTACGCGCCCCAGTACCTGGTAGACAAGGATGTGGCTGGGGCCCTGGTGATCGGTAGGAGGGCCTTAGGTTTTGAGGAGAAGCTGCCGGAAGCTTACCGGTGTCTCTTAAGGGACGAAGAGTTCCTGCTCTACGCTCTAGCCGAGCTTGAAGAGAAGGTTAAAAAGCTCAAGCGGGAGCTGAAGGGAGAAGAGAACGAGTGGCGGAAGAAGGCCATCAAAGCCAAACTCAAGGCCACACGCGGTGAACTGAAGACCCTCAGAGCCCACCTTCGGGCTCTTCAAAGCGGGGAGGGTGAGCCTGCTTCCCGACAGCCGGCCGACCGATGGAAGGAGCCGGTGAGGGGCCGCCTTTCGGGGTGGCGAATAAAAGCTTGGCGAGTCCTCTCCGCAGCCCTCACCGTCCCGGTCCTCGAAAAGTTCTCTCACGTGAAAGGCACCGTGAGGGACTTTTCTCCCCTGAGACCGGTTCTGGTCTCGGGGGATTGGGAGCGGGCGGCGAGAAGGTCAGTTCCCGTTCCTAGTGCGGGGGCGGCTGTGCAAGAGTGTAGCTAA
- a CDS encoding flagellar motor protein MotB: MKLPKRELTEASRERWLITYADLITLLLIFFIVLYTFSKIDAEKFAGIAEALARALGGGAGMILEGQGPAVVSGAPKFEPGEDAKFALSGGGEENLQLEKIKAEIEKYAREKGLQAKITARIEERGLVVSVLDTVLFPIGSAELTPQAKEVVREVGKILLKMPNCVRIEGHTCDLPIHTPRYPSNWELSVARATSVVQELIHTVNFPPQRLCACGYAEYRPLVPNDSEEHRQMNRRVDFVVLRSTYQKAEPGVLPEHYLRPQPPKVTP; the protein is encoded by the coding sequence ATGAAGCTTCCTAAGAGGGAACTTACCGAAGCCAGCCGGGAGCGCTGGCTTATCACCTACGCCGACCTCATCACCCTCCTGCTCATCTTCTTCATCGTGCTCTACACCTTCAGCAAGATCGACGCTGAGAAGTTTGCCGGCATAGCCGAGGCCCTCGCCCGCGCCCTGGGAGGAGGAGCGGGTATGATTCTCGAAGGGCAGGGGCCGGCGGTGGTCTCCGGCGCCCCAAAGTTTGAACCGGGTGAAGACGCCAAGTTTGCCCTCTCCGGCGGGGGAGAGGAAAACCTGCAACTGGAGAAGATCAAAGCGGAAATAGAGAAGTACGCCCGGGAGAAGGGGCTGCAGGCCAAGATAACCGCCCGGATAGAAGAACGGGGCCTGGTGGTGAGCGTACTCGACACGGTGCTCTTCCCCATAGGTTCAGCCGAGCTCACCCCCCAGGCCAAAGAAGTCGTCCGGGAAGTAGGGAAAATCCTGCTCAAGATGCCCAACTGCGTGCGCATAGAGGGGCACACTTGCGACCTTCCCATCCACACGCCCCGCTACCCCTCCAACTGGGAACTCTCGGTGGCCCGGGCCACCAGCGTGGTGCAGGAACTCATCCACACGGTGAACTTCCCGCCGCAGCGGCTCTGCGCCTGCGGCTACGCCGAGTACCGTCCCCTTGTCCCCAACGACTCGGAAGAGCACCGGCAGATGAACCGCCGCGTGGACTTTGTAGTCCTGCGCTCCACCTACCAGAAAGCCGAGCCGGGGGTGCTGCCCGAGCACTACCTGCGGCCCCAGCCACCTAAGGTGACCCCGTAG
- a CDS encoding flagellar motor protein: MDIATLIGITVGIACLLLGFVLEGGTVAQLLAPSSFIIIFGGTLGATMAGFSFHEIAVVPKALRVIFFHRPIDERALIEQLVSLAEKARREGLLYLENYLKEIESPFLRKGIQLVVDGTEPELVKSIMETELYAMQERHRIAQEIFNQAGGYAPTMGIIGTVMGLIHVLSHLSSPEALGPAIAMAFTATLYGVSSANLIFYPIAARLKNLSAKEELAHRIMLEGLLALQAGNNPILIRERLTAFLSPKYRKQAGTEEGEEAYEAS, from the coding sequence GTGGACATAGCCACACTCATAGGCATTACGGTGGGAATCGCCTGCCTTTTGCTGGGCTTCGTGCTGGAGGGAGGAACGGTGGCCCAGCTCCTGGCTCCTTCTTCTTTCATCATCATTTTCGGTGGCACGCTGGGAGCCACTATGGCCGGTTTTTCCTTCCACGAAATAGCCGTGGTGCCTAAAGCGTTACGCGTGATCTTCTTCCACCGGCCCATAGACGAGCGGGCCTTGATCGAACAACTGGTCAGCCTGGCCGAGAAGGCCCGGCGGGAGGGCCTGCTATACCTGGAAAACTACCTCAAAGAGATCGAGTCCCCCTTCCTGCGCAAGGGAATCCAGCTGGTGGTAGACGGGACCGAGCCGGAGCTGGTCAAGTCCATTATGGAGACCGAGCTTTACGCCATGCAGGAAAGGCACCGCATAGCCCAGGAGATCTTCAACCAGGCCGGCGGCTACGCCCCCACCATGGGCATCATCGGTACGGTGATGGGGCTTATACACGTGTTAAGCCACCTTTCCTCGCCGGAAGCGCTGGGACCGGCCATCGCCATGGCCTTCACCGCCACCCTCTACGGCGTTTCCAGCGCCAACCTGATTTTCTACCCCATAGCCGCCCGGCTCAAGAACCTGAGCGCCAAGGAAGAGTTGGCCCACCGCATCATGCTGGAGGGGCTTTTAGCCCTGCAGGCGGGCAACAACCCCATTCTCATCCGCGAGCGCCTGACCGCCTTCTTGAGCCCCAAGTACCGCAAGCAGGCCGGGACGGAGGAAGGAGAGGAAGCCTATGAAGCTTCCTAA
- a CDS encoding ABC1 kinase family protein: MLGFLQRYYREVRRYREIGQVLLRHGLGYLGDYLPFWPRRSHQPPPSPSSSARRLRLALTELGPTFVKLGQFLSTRADLLPEEYIKELSLLQDTVPPLPAKEIVRVIEQEFGCHLDSLFSYFEPEPLGSASIAQVHRARLLSGEEVVVKVRRPGVLEVIETDLAILKRVARWAEKHTPWGKIYPFAEMVEEFGRALREECDFTVEALHAETFRRNLSRYEHTVIPRVFPEYTRPAVLTVEEVKGIKLSNLEALERAGLDREELARRFAEVFLHQVLIDGFFHGDPHPGNLFALPGNRIAWIDFGIVGRLSSSLREQIGNLVLGLSRRSSQAIVRTVLQMGILSGEVNLTALRHDVEQLEQKYYEVPLSQVPLSEALADMLRVAYRHRVRVPAELALLARALGNADGLVRQLAPDVSIANLASLVAKELAKERLSTRRLKRFLSSELPALLEAWIKLPEQLSLVLNQLSRGEIKVRQENPDLRRFVNSLDRLLTRIFFLFLGFACLGFYFWLWGKEARLWDLLPVQPLLFAVSLLSFLLFFILRL, from the coding sequence ATGCTGGGGTTTTTGCAGCGCTACTACCGGGAGGTGAGGCGCTACCGGGAGATAGGGCAGGTGCTTTTAAGGCACGGTCTGGGCTATCTAGGAGATTATCTGCCCTTCTGGCCCCGGCGTTCCCATCAACCTCCCCCCTCTCCTTCCTCCTCCGCCCGTCGGCTGCGCCTAGCCCTCACCGAGCTCGGCCCCACCTTTGTGAAGCTAGGGCAGTTCCTCTCCACCCGCGCTGACCTCTTGCCCGAAGAATACATCAAGGAGCTCTCGCTCCTGCAGGACACCGTGCCCCCGTTGCCGGCAAAAGAAATAGTCCGGGTGATCGAGCAAGAGTTCGGCTGCCACCTGGACTCCCTCTTTTCTTACTTCGAACCTGAGCCTCTGGGCTCCGCCTCCATCGCCCAGGTGCACCGGGCGCGGCTCCTCTCCGGTGAAGAAGTGGTGGTAAAGGTGCGCCGGCCGGGGGTCCTGGAGGTGATCGAGACGGATCTCGCCATCCTCAAGCGGGTGGCCCGATGGGCCGAGAAGCACACCCCCTGGGGGAAGATATACCCCTTTGCCGAGATGGTGGAAGAGTTCGGACGGGCCTTGCGGGAGGAGTGCGACTTTACGGTGGAGGCCCTGCACGCCGAGACCTTCCGCCGCAACCTCTCCCGCTACGAGCACACCGTCATCCCCCGTGTCTTTCCCGAGTACACCCGGCCGGCGGTGCTCACCGTGGAGGAGGTAAAGGGGATTAAGCTTAGCAATCTGGAGGCCCTGGAAAGAGCGGGCCTGGATCGGGAGGAGCTGGCCCGGCGCTTCGCCGAAGTTTTCCTGCACCAGGTGCTGATAGACGGCTTCTTCCACGGCGACCCTCACCCGGGCAACCTCTTCGCCCTCCCCGGTAACCGGATAGCCTGGATAGACTTCGGGATAGTGGGGCGGCTGAGTTCCTCCTTGCGGGAGCAGATAGGCAACCTGGTGCTTGGGCTCAGCCGCAGGTCAAGCCAGGCCATCGTGCGTACCGTGCTCCAGATGGGCATTTTAAGCGGCGAGGTCAACCTCACCGCCCTCCGCCACGACGTGGAGCAGCTAGAGCAGAAGTACTATGAAGTTCCCCTCTCCCAGGTGCCTTTGAGTGAGGCTCTCGCGGACATGCTCCGGGTAGCCTACCGGCACCGCGTGCGGGTGCCAGCCGAGCTGGCCCTTTTAGCCCGGGCCCTGGGAAACGCCGACGGCTTGGTGCGCCAGCTTGCCCCCGACGTGAGCATTGCCAATCTGGCCTCCCTCGTCGCCAAGGAGCTGGCCAAGGAAAGGCTGAGCACCAGAAGGCTTAAGCGCTTCCTTTCTTCCGAGCTTCCCGCCTTGCTTGAGGCCTGGATAAAGCTGCCGGAGCAGCTCTCTCTGGTCCTGAATCAGCTTTCCCGGGGGGAGATAAAGGTGCGGCAGGAGAACCCGGATCTCAGGCGGTTCGTCAACAGCCTCGATCGCCTGCTTACCCGGATCTTCTTCCTCTTTCTGGGCTTTGCCTGTTTGGGTTTCTATTTCTGGCTCTGGGGCAAAGAGGCCAGACTCTGGGATCTCTTGCCCGTGCAGCCCTTGCTCTTCGCCGTCTCTTTGCTTTCCTTTCTCCTCTTCTTCATCCTCCGCCTTTGA
- a CDS encoding type II toxin-antitoxin system VapC family toxin has product MRVVVDASVSLKWALDDEEHVEEAVALRDSAVFERRFEMFAPSLWVYEVANGLLVAVRRGRITLEAGEKALRYFLALGVHLADPEPVDIYRCAARYMISVYDAAYLALAEQLDAVLFTGDERLYAAVQKSVPRVKWIGEFGN; this is encoded by the coding sequence ATGCGTGTGGTCGTTGACGCCAGTGTAAGCCTCAAGTGGGCGCTTGATGACGAAGAGCACGTGGAAGAAGCCGTTGCCCTGCGGGACTCGGCCGTGTTTGAACGCCGTTTTGAGATGTTTGCGCCGTCCCTGTGGGTGTACGAGGTTGCAAACGGGCTCCTGGTCGCCGTTCGGCGGGGACGCATCACTTTGGAAGCAGGCGAGAAGGCACTGCGCTACTTCCTGGCGCTGGGCGTGCATCTGGCCGATCCGGAGCCTGTGGACATCTACCGGTGTGCAGCCCGCTACATGATAAGCGTATACGATGCGGCGTACCTGGCCCTGGCCGAACAGTTGGACGCGGTACTCTTCACGGGCGATGAGCGGCTTTATGCCGCCGTGCAGAAGTCGGTGCCCCGGGTGAAATGGATAGGAGAATTTGGGAACTGA
- a CDS encoding chemotaxis protein CheW, protein MPEEKHEEQLVVFRLADQTYGVDVGSVVEIIRMESVTKVPRAPEFVEGVINLRGRIIPVIDLRHRFGLPRKEPDRSTRIVIVEMGGMTVGMIVDAVLEVLRIPTDKIEPPPAVVSGIDVAYLRGIALWQEDMIILLDLEKVLYEHEKEALAEADISSLEGRAV, encoded by the coding sequence ATGCCCGAAGAAAAGCACGAGGAGCAGCTGGTGGTTTTCCGCCTGGCTGACCAGACCTACGGGGTGGATGTGGGCTCGGTGGTAGAGATCATCCGCATGGAGAGCGTCACCAAGGTCCCCCGCGCTCCCGAGTTCGTGGAGGGAGTCATAAACCTCAGGGGAAGGATAATTCCGGTGATCGATCTGCGCCACCGTTTCGGCCTCCCCCGGAAAGAGCCCGACCGCTCGACCCGCATCGTCATCGTGGAGATGGGGGGCATGACGGTGGGCATGATCGTGGACGCCGTGCTGGAGGTGCTGAGGATTCCCACGGACAAGATAGAGCCTCCTCCTGCCGTGGTGAGCGGCATCGACGTGGCCTACCTGCGGGGAATCGCCCTCTGGCAGGAGGACATGATCATACTGCTCGACCTGGAGAAGGTGCTTTACGAGCACGAGAAGGAGGCCCTGGCCGAAGCCGACATCTCCTCCCTGGAAGGAAGGGCGGTGTAA
- a CDS encoding chemotaxis protein CheA: MFDQETLGVFLDELEEKIQAISDNLLVLEREGGQPEALQEIFRAAHTIKGSSAIMGFEDMSNLTHEMENLLDLLRRGELEVTPEVVDTLFEALDVLKALRDRILDPNKEAPEIGSVVAKLKGFREAKHQASPAARPAEGTKTGLTEAEEATIYEAQIRGFQAYRIKVTVAEDCQMKGVRAFLVFRTLEPLGEIIKAIPPVEELEEGEYERSFELVFLTKEDPGRLRHLLLTVSEIVEVEVTPITLEQRPVEHREAAATREEKRPAAASSVGLAPTKTVRVDVQKLDELMNLVGELVINRTRLDRIVEIFLERYGSDDLVEVLEEVSNHLGQLTNELQEQIMKARMLPVGQLFNRFPRMVRDLAHKLGKEVNFVVEGKETELDRNVIEVIGDPLIHLLRNAVDHGIEPPEEREALGKPRVGTIRLKAYHQENHIVIEVEDDGRGIDTEKVRQKAVSLGLVDPETASRLTEEELYNFIFQPGFSTATQVTDLSGRGVGMDVVRKQIEQINGTVEVSSRPGQGTKFSIKLPLTLAIIRALMVSVEGQTYAFPLTSVLETLKVSREEVRRVKDMEVVPVRGSVLPLFSLAELFGGQPRSTPHLYVVVVNLGGGKRAGLVVDELLGEQEIVIKSLGEYLGRIPGIAGATILGDGRVALILDVRGLIQPKSCRLETKCLEEELLAVG, encoded by the coding sequence GTGTTTGACCAAGAGACGCTCGGCGTTTTTCTGGACGAGCTGGAGGAGAAGATCCAGGCCATAAGCGACAACTTGCTGGTGCTGGAGCGGGAAGGTGGGCAGCCGGAGGCCCTGCAGGAGATCTTCCGCGCGGCCCACACCATCAAGGGTTCTTCGGCCATCATGGGCTTCGAAGACATGTCCAATCTCACCCATGAGATGGAGAACCTGCTCGATCTTTTACGCCGGGGGGAGCTGGAGGTCACTCCGGAGGTAGTGGACACCCTCTTCGAGGCCCTGGACGTGCTCAAGGCCCTGCGCGACCGCATCCTCGATCCAAACAAGGAAGCGCCGGAGATAGGTTCAGTGGTAGCCAAGCTCAAGGGCTTCCGCGAGGCTAAACATCAAGCTTCACCTGCCGCCCGGCCTGCTGAGGGGACCAAAACGGGGCTTACCGAGGCGGAGGAAGCCACCATCTACGAGGCCCAGATCCGGGGCTTCCAAGCCTACCGCATAAAAGTGACGGTGGCGGAGGACTGCCAGATGAAGGGGGTGCGGGCCTTTCTCGTCTTCCGCACCTTGGAGCCTTTGGGGGAGATAATCAAGGCCATCCCGCCGGTAGAAGAGCTGGAAGAAGGAGAGTACGAGCGCTCCTTCGAGCTCGTCTTCCTCACCAAGGAGGACCCTGGACGCCTGCGCCACCTGCTGCTTACCGTCTCCGAGATCGTGGAGGTGGAGGTTACCCCCATAACTTTAGAGCAGCGCCCGGTCGAACATCGCGAGGCTGCTGCTACCCGCGAGGAAAAGAGGCCAGCCGCCGCTTCTTCTGTCGGTCTGGCCCCCACCAAGACGGTGCGGGTGGACGTCCAGAAGCTGGACGAGCTCATGAACCTGGTGGGGGAGTTGGTGATAAACCGCACGCGGCTTGACCGCATCGTGGAGATCTTCCTCGAGCGCTACGGCTCCGACGATCTGGTGGAGGTGCTGGAGGAGGTCTCCAACCACCTGGGGCAGCTCACCAATGAACTCCAGGAGCAGATCATGAAGGCCCGGATGCTGCCGGTGGGACAGCTCTTTAACCGCTTTCCCCGCATGGTGCGGGATCTGGCGCACAAGCTGGGTAAAGAGGTCAACTTCGTGGTGGAAGGGAAAGAGACGGAGCTCGACCGCAACGTCATCGAAGTCATCGGCGACCCGCTCATTCACCTGCTGCGCAACGCAGTGGACCACGGCATCGAGCCACCGGAGGAGAGGGAAGCTCTGGGGAAGCCGCGCGTGGGCACCATCCGCCTCAAGGCCTACCACCAGGAGAACCACATCGTCATCGAGGTGGAAGACGACGGGCGGGGGATAGATACGGAGAAGGTGAGACAGAAGGCCGTGTCTCTGGGGCTGGTGGATCCCGAAACCGCTTCCCGCCTCACGGAAGAAGAGCTTTACAACTTCATCTTCCAGCCCGGCTTCTCCACCGCCACGCAGGTGACCGACCTTTCCGGGCGGGGCGTGGGCATGGACGTAGTGCGCAAGCAGATCGAGCAGATAAACGGGACGGTGGAGGTGAGCTCCCGCCCGGGTCAGGGGACCAAGTTCTCCATCAAGCTCCCCCTCACCTTAGCCATCATCCGCGCCCTCATGGTGAGCGTGGAAGGGCAGACCTACGCTTTTCCTCTCACCTCCGTGCTGGAAACCCTCAAGGTCTCGCGGGAGGAAGTGCGCCGGGTAAAGGATATGGAAGTGGTGCCCGTGCGGGGAAGCGTGCTTCCCCTTTTCTCCCTGGCCGAGCTCTTCGGCGGCCAGCCCAGATCGACCCCACACCTTTACGTGGTCGTGGTCAACCTGGGCGGGGGCAAAAGAGCAGGCCTGGTGGTGGACGAGCTTTTAGGGGAGCAGGAGATCGTGATAAAGTCGCTGGGCGAGTACCTGGGGCGCATACCGGGCATAGCGGGGGCCACCATCCTGGGAGACGGCAGGGTGGCTCTAATCCTGGACGTGCGGGGTTTAATACAGCCCAAATCCTGCCGCTTGGAAACCAAATGCCTGGAAGAAGAATTGCTGGCGGTGGGCTAA
- the flgM gene encoding flagellar biosynthesis anti-sigma factor FlgM, whose amino-acid sequence MKIDRTELQKLLQIYGTEQARREESKRDKAKAPEEGVTLSLSPEALSLNRLREELRQLPEVREERVRDLKEKIERGEYRPDPRKIAEGMLQEHRLDRRV is encoded by the coding sequence ATGAAGATAGACCGGACCGAACTGCAGAAGCTCCTGCAGATTTACGGAACGGAGCAGGCGCGCCGGGAAGAGAGCAAGCGGGACAAGGCCAAGGCCCCGGAGGAGGGAGTAACCCTTTCCCTCTCGCCGGAGGCTTTGAGCCTCAACCGGCTGCGGGAAGAGTTGCGGCAACTTCCTGAGGTGCGGGAGGAAAGGGTGCGGGATTTGAAGGAGAAGATCGAGCGCGGCGAATACCGGCCCGACCCGCGCAAGATCGCCGAAGGGATGCTTCAGGAGCACCGGCTTGACCGCCGGGTGTAG